One genomic region from Sciurus carolinensis chromosome 2, mSciCar1.2, whole genome shotgun sequence encodes:
- the Dtd2 gene encoding D-aminoacyl-tRNA deacylase 2 codes for MADGSRTPQARALLQQCLHARLQVRPAEGDAAAQWVEVQRGLVIYVCFFKGADKELLPKMVNTLLNVKLSETENGKHVSVLDLPGDILIIPQATLGGRVKGRNMQYHSNCGKEEGLELYSLFVSLCEKELAANSKCAEAGVVVEHGTYGNRQVLKLDTNGPYTHLIEF; via the exons ATGGCTGACGGCAGCCGAACACCTCAGGCCCGGGCGCTCTTGCAGCAGTGCCTGCACGCCCGACTACAAGTTCGCCCAGCTGAGGGGGACGCCGCGGCCCAGTGGGTGGAG GTTCAGAGAGGATTAGTGATCTATGTGTGCTTCTTCAAGGGAGCTGATAAAGAACTTCTTCCCAAAATGG TAAATACACTGTTAAATGTGAAATTAAGTGAGACAGAAAATGGCAAGCACGTTTCTGTACTGGATCTACCTGGAGACATTCTTATCATCCCTCAAGCCACCCTCGGTGGTAGGGTAAAAGGAAGAAACATGCAGTATCACTCCAACTGTGGAAAAGAAGAAGGGTTAGAACTTTATTCCCTATTTGTATCTCTCTGTGAAAAAGAATTAGCTGCTAACAGTAAGTGTGCTGAAGCTGGGGTTGTAGTGGAACATGGCACTTATGGGAACAGGCAGGTATTAAAACTGGATACCAATGGACCATACACGCACCTAATTgagttttga